A genomic region of Arachis hypogaea cultivar Tifrunner chromosome 5, arahy.Tifrunner.gnm2.J5K5, whole genome shotgun sequence contains the following coding sequences:
- the LOC112802654 gene encoding caffeoylshikimate esterase produces the protein MDYPGFGLSEGLHGYIPNFDDLVDDVIEHYRRIKERPELRELPRFILGQSMGGAVSIKVHLKEPNNWDGMILVAPMCKIADDVMPSDAVMKVLTLLSKVMPKAKLFPNQDLAELAFREPSKRKLAVYNVICYDDNPRLKTGMELLRTTKEIESQVQKVSAPLLVIHGGDDKVTDPLVSRFLYESASSKDKTLKIYEGGYHCILEGEPDERIFAVHDDIVSWLNSRCSTK, from the exons ATGGACTATCCAGGTTTTGGCCTTTCAGAAGGATTACATGGATACATACCAAATTTTGATGATTTAGTTGATGATGTTATCGAGCATTATAGAAGAATTAAAG AAAGGCCTGAGCTGAGAGAGTTGCCTCGATTTATATTGGGGCAGTCAATGGGAGGAGCAGTTTCTATTAAAGTTCATTTGAAGGAGCCAAATAATTGGGATGGAATGATCCTTGTAGCACCAATGTGTAAA ATTGCAGATGATGTGATGCCATCTGATGCAGTTATGAAGGTATTAACTCTTTTATCGAAGGTGATGCCAAAAGCAAAACTGTTCCCAAACCAAGATCTAGCAGAGCTTGCCTTCAGGGAACCAAGCAAAAGAAAATTG GCTGTTTACAATGTCATTTGTTATGATGATAATCCGCGACTGAAAACCGGTATGGAGCTTTTACGAACCACAAAAGAAATTGAATCACAAGTACAGAAG GTTTCGGCTCCATTATTGGTTATTCATGGAGGAGATGATAAGGTGACGGATCCATTGGTGAGCCGGTTTCTTTATGAGAGTGCGTCTAGCAAGGATAAGACTCTAAAGATTTATGAAGGTGGTTATCACTGCATTCTAGAAGGTGAACCTGATGAGAGAATTTTTGCTGTACATGATGACATTGTGTCTTGGCTTAATTCTAGGTGTTCAACTAAGTGA